A single Thermus islandicus DSM 21543 DNA region contains:
- a CDS encoding GlsB/YeaQ/YmgE family stress response membrane protein, with amino-acid sequence MGDREGLLGKILIGIVGSVLAKWLFADLLGIGGASSAGSLSLGGILWGVVGAVVLIWLLRAVGFMRKAG; translated from the coding sequence ATGGGAGACCGCGAGGGGCTTCTCGGCAAGATCCTCATCGGCATCGTGGGTTCCGTGCTGGCGAAGTGGCTCTTCGCCGACCTGCTGGGCATCGGCGGGGCCTCCTCCGCGGGCAGCCTCAGCCTGGGCGGGATCCTCTGGGGGGTGGTGGGGGCCGTGGTCCTCATCTGGCTGCTCCGGGCGGTGGGCTTCATGCGCAAGGCGGGCTAG